Proteins encoded together in one Eubalaena glacialis isolate mEubGla1 chromosome 7, mEubGla1.1.hap2.+ XY, whole genome shotgun sequence window:
- the LOC133094363 gene encoding olfactory receptor 11A1, which yields MQIVSIGNQTVTEFVLLGFYVVAELHLLIFIVFTLSYASIILVNMLIIAVMVSSQRLHTRMYFFLADLSFLEILYISTAVPKMLKGFMQEAAISVAGCLRQFFTFGSLATAECFLLAVMAYDHYLAMCYPLLMGPRWYLGLVVIVWLSGFMADGLVVVLMAQLRFCGPNHTDHFYCDFMPLMSLVCSDPSVAQITTFILSVICLTVPFGQILTSYACVVVAVLRVPAGASRRKAFSTFSSHLAVVSTFNGTLMVLYIAPSAVHSQLLSEVFALLYTVVTPLFSPVIYTLRNKEVHQALQRLLYVKQTETID from the coding sequence ATGCAAATTGTCTCCATAGGAAACCAAACGGTTACTGAATTTGTCCTTCTTGGTTTCTATGTCGTAGCTGAACTGCATCTCCTTATCTTTATTGTGTTCACTCTCAGCTATGCCTCTATCATCCTAGTGAACATGTTAATCATTGCGGTGATGGTTAGCTCTCAGAGGCTCCACACACGcatgtatttcttcctggctgaTCTGTCTTTCCTGGAGATCCTCTATATTTCCACAGCAGTGCCAAAAATGTTGAAGGGCTTCATGCAGGAGGCAGCCATCTCTGTGGCTGGTTGCTTGCGCCAGTTCTTTACCTTTGGTTCTCTGGCCACGGCTGAATGCTTCCTACTGGCTGTCATGGCATATGATCACTACCTGGCAATGTGCTACCCACTCCTGATGGGGCCCAGATGGTATTTGGGGCTGGTGGTCATAGTGTGGCTCTCTGGCTTCATGGCAGATGGATTGGTTGTAGTCCTGATGGCCCAGTTGAGATTCTGTGGCCCCAACCACACTGACCACTTTTACTGTGACTTCATGCCTTTGATGAGCCTGGTCTGCTCAGATCCCAGTGTAGCCCAGATAACAACATTCATTCTCTCTGTGATCTGCCTCACTGTTCCCTTTGGACAGATTCTGACATCTTATGCCTGTGTCGTGGTGGCTGTGCTGAGAGTTCCTGCTGGGGCCAGCAGGCGAAAGGCTTTCTCCACTTTCTCCTCCCACCTAGCTGTAGTGTCCACATTCAATGGCACCCTCATGGTCTTGTACATTGCACCCTCTGCTGTCCACTCCCAGCTCCTCTCCGAGGTCTTTGCCCTGCTCTACACTGTGGTCACCCCTCTCTTCAGTCCTGTGATTTATACCCTGAGGAATAAGGAGGTTCATCAGGCACTACAGAGGCTTCTCTATGTTAAGCAAACTGAAACAATTGATTGA